In a single window of the Luteibacter rhizovicinus DSM 16549 genome:
- a CDS encoding two-component regulator propeller domain-containing protein, with amino-acid sequence MLALGTPAIAGTPSAHVQLPLVVYDQNTGLSSLSVVRLLEDRHHFVWAGTEQGLYRFDGIGFNAMREKDGFQTSEVVSLAEDDDGHVWAGTRAGLQSQDDSGKFSWVRPDGRTMLVDRGQTLAPDGQDGMLVVTGHHLFRLARQAADRWTATPWPEGSASNAATFQVAAVYRHAGQVWFGCGEAICRKSDGVLTRFTAAQGVPPDKWVGFLVARDGTVWARGLRSVVGLAAGGSAFIAHDIPGGHGEVAATSIDLAQDREGRIVTRSDTGIARWDGTRWDLLDTHNGLPGVGISALIADHDGALWAGTYGRGVLYWSNAGAVENWTANQGLSDSLIWSITRAGPDSIWVAGESGGEVIVPSEGRAHRWPVSLPPPVQAHAVLTGPSGSIWYFLFDGRVVRYEPEDHRSEQVAQLPYLIRGAHRDRSGRFWVYTMGGLYELDPASGSAVHVAPNLIPSTMCSDMAEDAAGRLWLACNSGLYRHNGGGWARVRVLPDESPGGYENVAATPDGRLWLSALQPGLLTGLVGDGDTLTMEPVNDPLLAATRFYFLRADNQGRVWAGGGKGVDVLAEGIWTRLSSRDGLLWDETNHGAFFADADGSVWIGTPVGLTHVLKPADLLAPRTMTPQLFPARYGDRAVASDALPYERGAALTIAFGVSGNSAGHPVHFRYRLKPLDRDWVDTNQREVRYASLPWGHYRFEVQVVDENRRAPSAVASFEVAIQAPWWMTPGTFIALALAIVGLAVGAWRWRTQVLIAHARRLEGIVVERTKELRALLHARRRLLAHIGHDLRSPLSAIVNVARQWRWTGPDVEHPRTIERHARMLMELIDEVVEFSRGELTDVLLEPAPGYLHRFLHEAAEEGALLAQSNNNRLDVSIGIDLPAVVELDFRRLRQVLSNLLGNAAKYTRNGEIVFTVEAQTSDLGRSTRLRFAVEDTGIGLGDTGAETLLEPFVRGTNISDTPGSGLGLAIVAQLLDRMGSRLEAQGSSRGMGSRFSFEIEVPLADEHDVEPDLAMGQDPVAVEGHGRRVIVAEADAARRAVLCDLLNGYGFQSVPVDSANGLDGLEATRPALIIAEHRWPGEEEGAVIARLSKRLPGVPVLMFTAVPPAPADASHSTTAEMLLKPSDAAEVMSCVARMIDPSDGQSHPSPFAPARPASPPAKDGRPA; translated from the coding sequence GTGCTTGCGCTCGGCACGCCAGCCATCGCTGGCACTCCGTCGGCGCATGTGCAGCTGCCCTTGGTGGTCTACGACCAGAACACAGGCCTGTCGAGCCTGTCTGTGGTGCGTCTCTTGGAGGACCGGCATCATTTTGTTTGGGCCGGAACCGAGCAGGGCCTTTATCGCTTTGACGGCATTGGTTTCAATGCGATGCGGGAAAAGGATGGTTTCCAGACCTCGGAGGTCGTGAGTCTGGCCGAGGACGACGATGGACATGTCTGGGCTGGCACGAGAGCGGGCCTGCAGTCGCAAGATGACAGCGGGAAGTTTTCTTGGGTGCGGCCGGACGGCCGGACCATGCTCGTGGATCGCGGCCAGACCCTGGCGCCGGACGGGCAGGACGGCATGTTGGTCGTCACGGGACATCACCTTTTCCGCCTGGCACGGCAGGCGGCCGATCGATGGACAGCGACCCCATGGCCTGAAGGGAGCGCCAGCAATGCAGCAACCTTTCAGGTCGCCGCTGTCTATCGCCATGCCGGCCAAGTCTGGTTCGGGTGCGGTGAGGCAATATGCCGGAAAAGTGATGGCGTCCTGACCCGATTTACCGCGGCGCAGGGCGTGCCTCCCGATAAATGGGTGGGCTTCTTGGTCGCTCGTGACGGCACGGTTTGGGCGCGGGGGCTGCGCAGCGTTGTCGGGCTCGCGGCTGGCGGCTCGGCATTCATCGCGCACGACATCCCGGGCGGCCATGGCGAGGTGGCGGCGACCAGCATTGATCTGGCACAAGATCGCGAGGGGCGCATCGTCACGCGCTCGGACACAGGCATCGCGCGCTGGGACGGCACCCGATGGGACCTTCTGGACACGCACAACGGGCTGCCGGGCGTGGGGATTTCGGCGCTGATCGCCGACCACGACGGTGCGCTGTGGGCGGGCACCTACGGCCGAGGTGTCCTTTATTGGAGCAACGCTGGCGCCGTCGAAAACTGGACGGCCAATCAGGGGCTCAGTGATAGCCTCATTTGGTCCATCACCCGAGCAGGTCCCGACTCGATTTGGGTGGCGGGCGAAAGCGGCGGAGAAGTCATTGTTCCGTCCGAAGGGCGCGCCCACCGATGGCCTGTGAGCTTGCCTCCTCCCGTCCAGGCGCACGCTGTGCTGACGGGCCCAAGTGGATCCATCTGGTACTTCCTGTTCGATGGTCGGGTCGTCCGATATGAGCCAGAAGACCATCGCAGTGAGCAAGTCGCGCAATTGCCCTACCTCATCCGTGGTGCACACCGGGACCGGTCCGGGCGCTTCTGGGTCTACACCATGGGCGGGCTTTATGAGCTTGACCCTGCATCCGGGTCGGCTGTGCACGTGGCTCCGAACCTGATTCCGTCCACGATGTGTTCCGACATGGCGGAAGACGCCGCCGGCCGACTATGGCTCGCCTGCAACTCTGGTTTGTATCGCCACAACGGGGGCGGATGGGCACGCGTTCGCGTTCTTCCGGATGAATCTCCAGGTGGCTATGAAAATGTCGCAGCAACCCCCGACGGACGCCTCTGGCTCAGCGCCTTGCAACCCGGCCTTCTCACGGGACTCGTGGGGGATGGCGACACGCTCACCATGGAACCGGTCAACGACCCGCTCTTGGCCGCGACGCGCTTCTACTTTCTGCGTGCGGACAACCAAGGCCGAGTTTGGGCGGGCGGCGGCAAAGGCGTCGACGTCCTTGCGGAAGGAATATGGACGCGCCTATCCAGTCGGGACGGCTTGTTGTGGGATGAGACCAACCACGGCGCTTTTTTTGCGGATGCCGACGGGTCGGTCTGGATCGGAACGCCTGTTGGGTTAACCCACGTGCTCAAGCCCGCGGACCTGCTGGCACCTCGAACGATGACTCCGCAGCTCTTTCCGGCTCGCTACGGGGACCGTGCCGTGGCATCGGACGCACTACCGTACGAACGTGGCGCCGCTTTGACTATCGCGTTTGGCGTCTCAGGCAACAGCGCCGGACACCCCGTGCACTTTCGTTATCGCCTCAAGCCACTGGACCGCGACTGGGTTGACACAAATCAGCGAGAGGTCCGCTACGCCTCGCTGCCTTGGGGCCACTACCGGTTCGAAGTCCAGGTTGTGGACGAAAACCGCCGAGCACCATCGGCCGTTGCCTCGTTCGAGGTGGCCATCCAGGCGCCTTGGTGGATGACTCCGGGCACCTTCATTGCCCTTGCCTTGGCCATCGTGGGCCTGGCAGTAGGAGCGTGGCGCTGGCGGACCCAAGTGCTCATTGCGCATGCCCGACGCCTCGAAGGGATCGTCGTGGAACGCACCAAGGAACTTCGCGCGCTTCTGCACGCCAGGCGCCGTTTGCTCGCGCACATTGGGCACGATCTGCGCTCGCCTCTTTCGGCCATTGTGAATGTGGCGCGGCAGTGGCGCTGGACTGGACCAGATGTCGAACACCCCCGGACGATCGAGCGTCACGCGCGCATGCTGATGGAACTCATCGACGAGGTCGTGGAATTCTCGCGGGGCGAGTTGACGGACGTGCTGCTGGAGCCGGCGCCTGGTTATCTTCACCGCTTCCTCCACGAGGCCGCAGAGGAGGGCGCGCTTCTTGCCCAGTCCAACAACAACCGGCTTGACGTATCTATTGGCATAGACCTCCCGGCCGTGGTCGAGCTGGATTTCCGGCGCCTGCGCCAGGTGCTATCAAACCTTCTGGGCAACGCCGCCAAGTACACCCGGAATGGGGAAATCGTCTTCACCGTCGAGGCTCAGACCTCTGACCTTGGTCGTTCGACCCGGCTGCGCTTCGCGGTCGAAGACACGGGCATCGGTTTGGGAGACACGGGCGCAGAGACACTGCTCGAACCGTTCGTCCGGGGCACCAACATCAGTGATACACCGGGGAGCGGACTGGGCCTTGCCATCGTGGCGCAACTTTTAGATCGCATGGGGTCTCGGCTAGAAGCGCAAGGCAGTTCACGGGGGATGGGAAGCCGTTTCTCGTTCGAGATCGAGGTTCCTTTGGCCGACGAGCACGATGTCGAGCCGGACTTGGCCATGGGCCAAGACCCCGTTGCTGTGGAGGGTCACGGCAGGAGGGTGATCGTGGCCGAGGCCGATGCGGCCCGCCGCGCCGTTTTGTGCGATTTGCTGAACGGCTATGGGTTCCAGTCCGTGCCCGTGGACTCGGCGAACGGGCTTGACGGCCTTGAAGCCACGCGGCCGGCTCTCATCATCGCCGAGCATCGGTGGCCGGGGGAGGAAGAGGGGGCGGTGATCGCGCGCCTAAGCAAGCGCCTGCCTGGCGTCCCTGTCCTGATGTTCACTGCTGTCCCGCCGGCTCCCGCCGACGCATCACACTCCACAACAGCAGAGATGCTGCTGAAGCCGTCCGACGCAGCGGAGGTCATGTCCTGCGTGGCGCGAATGATCGACCCATCCGATGGCCAGTCACATCCGTCGCCTTTCGCCCCCGCGCGCCCGGCGTCCCCTCCAGCAAAGGATGGCCGGCCCGCTTAA
- a CDS encoding putative bifunctional diguanylate cyclase/phosphodiesterase: MDMWFDKWRELCGRVLRIAWLRRDVRDGAFLVALAGIAYALAHFFDLPRRIFAFALTYQHLELDDILFVGFVLSVAVPIYGIRRYRDFTHEMTRRLRAEREARMLSGHDHLTGLPNERFFSQRLDEHLAAMEHADALAVLVVVLGGYRRVFDLHGHGAADEMIIDFAGRIAALLREGAVLARVGGDVFAIAMPRMVSLDEPAGLAHRIVLAMSEAFSINDTGVTVGVSIGISVAPSDGMTSTVLIQRAQRAIFRGETDDHSSVRFFEMGMDAHIDRRVLIEKRLRRAVACDAIVSHYQPLVSLDDNRIVGFEALARWNDDVLGEVSPEAFIPLAEEIGLIGVLGDHLFRRACADARHWPGNLFMAFNVSAIQLKDPDLVDRILAVAAEHGLSPARLEIEITESVMVERVDEARSTMTRLREHGVHIVLDDFGTGYATLAQLLSFPLDKIKIDRRFVTHVVTDRHSLVVIRAIVGLAKGFGLISVAEGIEDPEQLSCLKRNGCTQGQGHWFGQAVPAAGIEAVLAKNITTPSPRYRPGTKGESGTVIDVG, encoded by the coding sequence ATGGATATGTGGTTCGACAAATGGAGGGAGCTCTGCGGGCGTGTGCTGCGGATCGCGTGGCTGCGGCGCGACGTTCGTGATGGCGCATTCCTCGTTGCACTTGCCGGAATTGCTTATGCTCTCGCGCACTTTTTCGATCTGCCTAGGCGGATCTTTGCGTTTGCCCTGACTTACCAGCACCTGGAACTGGATGACATCTTATTTGTTGGCTTTGTTCTCAGTGTTGCAGTTCCCATCTATGGCATTCGCCGTTATAGGGACTTTACGCACGAAATGACGCGACGGCTCCGCGCCGAGCGCGAAGCCCGCATGCTTTCCGGACATGACCATCTCACGGGGCTCCCTAACGAACGCTTCTTTTCCCAGCGGCTGGATGAGCACCTTGCCGCCATGGAACACGCAGATGCGCTAGCCGTCCTTGTCGTCGTCCTCGGCGGATATCGACGCGTCTTCGATCTGCACGGTCACGGAGCCGCGGACGAGATGATCATCGACTTCGCCGGTCGTATCGCGGCACTGCTTCGCGAGGGCGCCGTCCTGGCTAGGGTCGGAGGGGACGTTTTTGCCATCGCCATGCCGAGGATGGTTTCACTGGATGAGCCGGCTGGGCTGGCCCATCGTATCGTGCTGGCGATGTCGGAGGCATTTTCCATCAACGACACCGGCGTAACCGTGGGCGTGAGCATCGGCATCTCCGTTGCGCCGAGCGACGGCATGACGTCGACAGTTTTGATCCAGCGTGCACAGCGAGCGATCTTTCGCGGCGAGACGGACGACCACTCGTCGGTGCGCTTCTTCGAGATGGGGATGGACGCCCACATAGATCGTCGTGTGCTCATAGAGAAGCGGCTGCGCAGGGCTGTAGCATGCGATGCCATCGTCTCGCACTACCAGCCCCTTGTTTCGCTAGACGACAATCGGATCGTCGGATTTGAGGCGTTGGCACGATGGAATGACGACGTGCTAGGTGAAGTCTCTCCGGAGGCCTTTATTCCGCTGGCAGAAGAGATCGGCTTGATCGGCGTTCTCGGGGACCATCTTTTCCGCCGCGCTTGTGCTGATGCTCGCCACTGGCCGGGTAACTTGTTCATGGCCTTCAACGTGTCGGCCATCCAACTCAAAGATCCTGACCTTGTAGACCGAATCCTGGCGGTAGCTGCCGAGCATGGGCTTAGTCCTGCGCGCCTGGAGATCGAGATCACGGAGAGCGTGATGGTGGAGCGTGTCGATGAGGCGCGATCGACCATGACCCGACTCCGCGAACACGGTGTCCACATCGTTCTGGACGATTTCGGCACCGGATACGCCACGCTAGCGCAACTCCTTTCATTCCCTCTCGACAAGATCAAGATCGATCGGCGCTTCGTCACGCATGTGGTCACCGATCGCCACAGTCTCGTGGTGATTCGCGCGATTGTGGGCCTTGCTAAGGGCTTCGGCCTGATCTCTGTTGCCGAGGGTATCGAGGACCCCGAGCAGCTGAGCTGCTTGAAGCGAAACGGATGCACGCAAGGGCAGGGTCACTGGTTCGGTCAGGCGGTTCCTGCTGCCGGCATCGAAGCTGTTCTCGCGAAGAACATAACCACTCCGAGCCCCCGCTATCGCCCGGGAACCAAGGGCGAGTCCGGAACGGTGATTGACGTCGGCTAA
- a CDS encoding response regulator transcription factor gives MNTSNPPHILVVDDRPEEIGALVVALRAEGWRVTIVTSASQGVQRAQAMAPDLILLDVRMPQMDGFAVSRLLQEVPQLKGTPMVFLTSANSVEERLEGLSHGGVDYILKDCHPAELVARVRIHLRLAPRSAIAPAQGISTASLTADEVVLQAAMRLLRRRLAEPLSLDEVAREVGTYDKRLSAIFREHLGTTVFAWLREERIQRSRRLLVETTLNMQDIALEIGFRSACNFTTAFRERMGVTPTRFRQVAQEEAAGDAREKAGVTAAC, from the coding sequence TTGAATACGTCAAATCCGCCACACATCCTGGTAGTCGATGACCGGCCTGAGGAGATCGGCGCACTCGTTGTGGCCCTCCGCGCTGAAGGATGGCGGGTTACTATTGTCACGAGCGCCAGTCAGGGAGTTCAACGGGCGCAAGCGATGGCGCCGGACCTCATCTTGCTCGATGTGCGGATGCCACAGATGGACGGCTTTGCCGTCAGTCGCCTGCTTCAGGAAGTGCCGCAGCTAAAAGGGACGCCGATGGTGTTTCTGACCTCGGCCAACAGTGTCGAGGAGCGCCTTGAGGGGCTTAGCCACGGCGGCGTCGATTACATTCTGAAAGACTGTCATCCGGCCGAGCTTGTGGCGCGGGTGCGCATCCATCTGAGGCTCGCTCCCCGGTCTGCCATCGCACCGGCTCAAGGAATATCCACTGCATCGCTGACCGCTGACGAGGTGGTCCTGCAAGCCGCCATGCGGCTTCTCCGCCGCCGCCTCGCGGAGCCTCTCTCGCTGGATGAGGTAGCCCGTGAAGTGGGAACGTACGACAAGCGTTTGTCAGCCATCTTCCGGGAACACCTTGGCACCACGGTATTTGCCTGGCTGCGGGAGGAGCGCATTCAGCGAAGCCGGCGCCTCCTCGTCGAGACCACCTTGAACATGCAAGACATCGCCCTCGAGATAGGTTTCCGGAGCGCGTGCAACTTCACGACGGCGTTCCGGGAGCGCATGGGCGTCACCCCCACGCGATTCCGCCAGGTGGCTCAAGAGGAAGCCGCTGGGGATGCCCGCGAGAAGGCAGGGGTTACCGCCGCGTGTTGA
- a CDS encoding LysR family transcriptional regulator: MKRTNNMADLFLLVQVIEAGSFSVAAEQLQTTRSLLSRRIKTLERRLGVQLLHRNARRFSVTPIGEEIYRHASAMCESAMAAEHAATDINAGSRSLRVHVHSLLMPLMSSILPGFSADHPQMRVSLTTSNGDFEPLIRQQADVVLSVSDSLPDSTDVVARLLTHMPTITVAAHELVRRLGPSPSVDRIADRDVLAYAGLGAPMSLLLRPSKQGEARMVTSDIAVLLASVRAGLGFARLPACLCEEDIQSGRLAAVQDATENAGVPVHALTMSARAVTDAALAFVRFTQERLSVRIPE, from the coding sequence ATGAAACGGACCAACAACATGGCGGACCTGTTCCTGCTGGTCCAGGTGATTGAGGCTGGGAGCTTTTCGGTGGCCGCAGAGCAGCTCCAAACGACGCGATCCCTGCTGAGCCGCCGTATCAAGACGCTAGAACGGCGGCTTGGTGTGCAGCTCTTGCACCGGAATGCTCGCCGCTTCTCCGTCACACCCATCGGTGAGGAGATCTATCGGCACGCCTCTGCCATGTGTGAATCCGCCATGGCCGCAGAACACGCAGCCACGGATATCAACGCAGGCAGCCGGTCCTTGCGAGTTCATGTGCATAGCTTGCTGATGCCTCTTATGTCGAGCATCCTCCCGGGATTTTCCGCGGATCACCCTCAGATGCGCGTGTCGTTGACGACGAGCAACGGCGACTTCGAGCCGCTCATCCGTCAGCAGGCAGATGTCGTCCTATCCGTGAGCGACAGCCTGCCCGATAGCACGGACGTCGTCGCACGGTTGCTGACGCACATGCCGACCATTACCGTGGCGGCGCACGAACTGGTGAGGCGCCTTGGCCCGTCACCCAGTGTCGACCGCATCGCGGACCGTGATGTGCTCGCGTATGCCGGGCTGGGCGCGCCGATGAGCTTGCTTCTTCGACCCAGTAAGCAAGGTGAAGCAAGAATGGTGACCAGTGACATTGCCGTGTTGCTCGCGTCTGTCCGTGCCGGTCTTGGTTTCGCACGCCTGCCTGCTTGCCTATGCGAGGAGGACATCCAGAGCGGTCGCCTGGCTGCGGTCCAAGATGCGACGGAAAACGCCGGCGTGCCGGTACATGCCCTAACGATGTCGGCTCGCGCGGTCACAGACGCCGCCCTCGCCTTCGTCCGATTCACGCAAGAACGGCTGAGTGTTCGCATTCCAGAATGA